The Caenorhabditis elegans chromosome II genome has a segment encoding these proteins:
- the C47D12.5 gene encoding CUB domain-containing protein (Confirmed by transcript evidence): MLLTKLLCLVILLGLVHSEQWSRVCAQCVAGNFLTHRRVMQNSSAGQSMGFVDEWKGTDCVSGTIHSIPCENSCITIVLKKIHEEDENAFEGIMMDCSDQLIVSSPDLPQGIQFTNYNQNGVFSNHRSNLSITYSFTTDSFQNAEKIRRSFSSVVLPSYEKEYEISTIVALIGFSVLVVSLCCSFCIYSYCYEKKLREARNDKVIYQKRLLDNSDDSPTSSNDTENGSVSSSAPEIVVIKSSIDSSVPLLDVPELQETEKKFLDGKGSSKTL, translated from the exons ATGCTTTTGACAAAGCTATTGTGCCTTGTCATCCTTTTGGGCTTGGTTCATTCGGAGCAATGGAGCCGGGTTTGTGCTCAATGTGTTGCTGGGAACTTT CTCACCCACCGCCGAGTCATGCAGAATTCCTCTGCAGGACAGTCAATGGGATTCGTCGATGAGTGGAAGGGAACGGATTGTGTTTCGGGAACAATTCACTCAATTCCTTGTGAGAATTCGTGCATCACGATTGTTCTCAAGAAGATCCACGAGGAAGATGAGAACGCTTTTGAGG GAATCATGATGGACTGCTCCGATCAGCTCATTGTAAGTAGCCCAGATCTCCCGCAAGGAATCCAGTTCACAAACTATAACCAAAATGGAGTATTTTCTAACCATCGAAGCAACTTATCGATCACATACAGCTTCACGACtgattcttttcaaaatgcgGAGAAAATTCGAAGATCCTTCTCTTCAGTTGTGCTTCCATCGTACGAGAAAGAATACGAGATTAGCACAATTGTTGCGCTGATTGGATTCAGTGTATTGGTGGTTTCGTTGTGCTGCTCATTTTGCATTTATTCGTATTGTTATGAG aaaaagctgCGTGAGGCCAGAAACGATAAGGTTATCTATCAAAAAAGGCTGCTCGATAATTCCGATGATAGTCCAACTTCTTCGAATGATACTGAAAATGGGAGTGTTTCATCTTCTGCTCCTGAAATCGTAGTTATTAAATCATCAATTGATTCCTCTGTCCCATTGCTTGATGTCCCCGAGCTTCAAGAGACTGAGAAGAAATTCCTTGATGGAAAAGGAAGTTCAAAAACTCTTTAA